In the genome of Dermacentor andersoni chromosome 3, qqDerAnde1_hic_scaffold, whole genome shotgun sequence, one region contains:
- the LOC126537924 gene encoding uncharacterized protein yields the protein MATASGTDEQPPARQRKPRVQWSERDTWALIKLWEDNLPSLRAQKHNGGVYDGIAQALTSMGVPRTKAQVHSKIENLGQTYRSCLKHMTTGSSPPSWPFFSEVHRFLGSLPVHDTSLMEEAGCSESTTSSTASVEELIFDMLDSGSASCEDVAEDCSPSESPVQQVESRNLASGSSECARRKRRQPAGDFQERMLEEQRRQREQFADAHKMEMDLRKEGLKLQEKLVDAMLKFFSKN from the exons ATGGCTACGGCGAGCGGTACCGACGAACAGCCTCCGGCACGCCAAAGAAAACCGCGGGTACAGTGGTCGGAGAGAGACACCTGGGCGTTAATCAAGTTATGGGAAGACAACCTGCCCTCGCTGCGTGCGCAGAAGCACAACGGAGGCGTTTACGATGGCATTGCACAAGCATTGACGAGCATGGGTGTACCTCGCACAAAGGCGCAAGTGCACAGCAAGATAGAGAACCTGGGACAGACCTACAG GAGCTGCCTGAAACACATGACAACAGGGTCATCACCGCCGAGCTGGCCATTCTTCTCCGAAGTCCATAGGTTTCTAGGATCCCTGCCTGTTCACGATACATCTTTAATGGAAGAGGCTGGGTGCAGCGAGAGCACAACAAGCAGCACTGCCTCCGTCGAAGAA CTGATCTTCGACATGCTTGATTCCGGCTCTGCTTCTTGTGAAGACGTCGCCGAAGATTGTTCACCTTCCGAGTCGCCAGTACAACAGGTTGAATCCAGGAACCTCGCAAGTGGCAGTTCCGAATGTGCCCGCAGGAAGAGAAGGCAACCGGCTGGCGACTTTCAAGAAAGGATGCTTGAGGAGCAGCGACGGCAGAGAGAGCAGTTTGCTGATGCGCACAAAATGGAAATGGATCTCCGTAAAGAGGGGCTCAAGTTGCAAGAGAAACTTGTAGATGCAATGTTGAAGTTTTTTAGTAAAAACTGA
- the LOC126538476 gene encoding uncharacterized protein, whose product MEVENMGDCTDTKEKVEIACILARILAAESEADAAKAVKDRIKRQLLLNGCTFYALALPTRVCNRSTWAFIRHEKWFEETVPHLGGHNFKQSFRVNPSTFRFLVESLRHVLEKQVTNMRDPITAEKRVAIGLYKLCSSAEDRTVANLFGVGRSSVNVIYREFCAAVVSVLESDWIRMITEEEMPRHIQEFEAVCDFPQAVGALDGCHFPISPPKKYATDYYNYKGWHSIILLALVDHKYRFRYCNVGAPGRCHDAHVFGVSRLSKIVNSPLFKAPVAAVGTTAVPPIILCDQAFPLTPNLMKPFGHRTVISEAERNFNCHLSGARRIVENAFGRLKARFRFIAKRMECSVGNARLAIRACCVLNNICEHFNDSVHPQWLSEVQQSNATFPQPSRRTEAEIGNASAIRTALVEYYKRRN is encoded by the exons ATGGAGGTCGAGAATATGGGGGACTGCACGGACACGAAGGAAAAAGTCGAAATAGCATGCATTTTGGCAAggattcttgctgcagagagcgaAGCAGACGCCGCAAAGGCAGTCAAAGACCGTATTAAGCGGCAGTTGCTACTCAACGGGTGTACATTTTATGCCTTGGCGCTTCCCACGAGAGTCTGCAACCGATCGACGTGGGCTTTCATCCGCCACGAAAAGTGGTTCGAGGAGACTGTGCCTCACCTCGGTGGCCACAACTTCAAGCAGTCGTTTCGAGTGAACCCCTCAACGTTCCGGTTTCTCGTGGAAAGTCTGCGCCATGTGCTCGAAAAACAAGTTACCAACATGCGTGACCCGATCACTGCGGAAAAGCGTGTCGCCATTGGCCTCTACAAATTGTGCTCTTCTGCCGAAGATAGAACTGTGGCAAACCTCTTCGGCGTTGGGCGCTCATCCGTCAACGTCATTTACAGAGAGTTTTGCGCAGCTGTTGTCTCTGTGCTCGAAAGTGACTGGATCAGAATGATTACTGAAGAGGAAATGCCTAGGCACATCCAAGAGTTCGAAGCCGTGTGCGATTTCCCTCAAGCTGTCGGTGCCCTTGATGGCTGCCATTTCCCTATTTCGCCTCCAAAGAAGTACGCCACCGACTACTACAACTACAAGGGTTG gcACAGTATTATCCTACTAGCATTGGTCGACCACAAGTATCGATTCAGATACTGCAATGTCGGTGCCCCAGGACGCTGCCACGACGCACATGTGTTTGGTGTTTCACGGCTGTCGAAGATTGTCAACAGTCCCCTTTTCAAAGCACCTGTTGCCGCAGTGGGTACCACAGCAGTCCCACCGATAATATTATGCGATCAAGCATTTCCACTAACCCCAAACCTCATGAAGCCATTTGGACACCGAACTGTCATCAGTGAagctgaaaggaatttcaactGTCATTTATCTGGAGCAAGGAGGATAGTTGAAAACGCATTCGGAAGGCTAAAGGCCCGGTTCCGTTTCATTGCGAAAAGAATGGAGTGTTCTGTTGGCAATGCCCGTTTGGCTATACGAGCATGCTGCGTGCTCAATAACATTTGCGAGCACTTCAACGACAGTGTCCACCCACAGTGGTTAAGTGAGGTGCAGCAGTCCAATGCTACATTTCCACAGCCATCACGCAGAACAGAAGCTGAAATTGGAAATGCATCCGCCATCAGGACAGCACTTGTGGAATATTACAAGCGAAGGAACTGA